One Zootoca vivipara chromosome 9, rZooViv1.1, whole genome shotgun sequence DNA window includes the following coding sequences:
- the NEIL1 gene encoding endonuclease 8-like 1 has protein sequence MPEGPELFLNSRYINEECGGLIFSGKVEKSEVSKNPEVPFESDRYLISAMSRGKELKLTLTPLKQEGPAPAPSKRRVSAAQGKQAAREPMDLIFRFGMSGNFKFVPVSEMPKHAHLRFYTRGSPPRALCFVDFRRFGRWEVSSSWQVDRGPCVMLEYEKFRENVLRNLSDKAFNKPICEALLNQKFFNGVGNYLRAEILYRLKIPPFEKARTILEDLKPQEQASGPTSRKKVKLKRETPDLLELCHLVPMEVVNLGGKGYDPVRTSDYSIFLEWAQCYFVPGMQTLRDANGRTIWFQGNPGPMAPKGGKPRKRQLQVKPNPDTPSSKVTKLETSSSVTSIPRKDVVGTRKSGRKKGNRIAPQTEDHTMAKEAKLPNTRTRRKVSALQQSPAPDSVAESQKRRASTRKTRDTAAVSTRPRQVKAQ, from the exons ATGCCAGAAGGTCCAGAATTATTCCTAAACAGCCGGTACATCAATGAGGAGTGTGGGGGTCTCATTTTCTCAGGTAAAGTGGAGAAGTCGGAAGTGAGcaagaatccggaagtgcccttTGAGAGTGACAGGTACCTGATCTCGGCCATGTCAAGGGGCAAGGAGCTGAAGCTCACCCTCACGCCACTCAAACAGGAgggccctgctcctgctccttccAAAAGGCGGGTCTCTGCAGCCCAAGGTAAGCAGGCAGCTCGAGAGCCAATGGATCTCATCTTCCGTTTCGGTATGTCTGGCAACTTCAAATTTGTCCCCGTGTCTGAGATGCCAAAGCATGCGCACCTGCGCTTCTACACCCGAGGAAGCCCACCCCGCGCCCTCTGCTTCGTGGACTTCCGCCGGTTTGGCCGATGGGAGGTGAGCAGTTCCTGGCAGGTGGACCGAGGGCCCTGTGTGATGCTGGAGTATGAGAAGTTCAG GGAAAATGTGCTGAGGAACCTCTCGGACAAGGCTTTTAACAAGCCCATCTGTGAGGCTCTGCTAAACCAGAAGTTTTTCAACGGTGTTGGCAATTACCTCCGGGCTGAGATTCTCTACAG GTTGAAAATCCCTCCCTTTGAGAAGGCACGGACTATTCTGGAGGACCTGAAGCCCCAGGAACAG GCATCTGGACCAACCTCTAGGAAAAAGGTGAAGCTGAAAAGGGAGACCCCCGACTTGCTGGAGCTCTGTCACCTGGTGCCCATGGAGGTTGTGAATCTGG GTGGCAAAGGTTATGATCCCGTTAGGACGTCTGATTACAGCATCTTCCTGGAGTGGGCTCAGTGCTATTTCGTTCCAGGCATGCAGACCCTGCGCGATGCCAACGGCAGGACCATCTGGTTCCAG GGCAATCCTGGACCAATGGCCCCAAAAG gaggAAAGCCACGCAAGAGGCAGTTGCAGGTAAAACCCAATCCTGATACCCCAAGCTCCAAG GTCACAAAACTGGAGACTAGCAGTTCTGTGACCAGTATTCCTCGGAAAGATGTTGTGGGAACAAGGAAGtctggaaggaagaaagggaacagAATTGCCCCCCAAACAGAGGACCACACTATGGCCAAGGAAGCCAAGCTACCAAACACCAGAACTCGGAGAAAGGTTTCTGCCTTGCAGCAATCTCCAGCACCAGATTCTGTGGCTGAATCCCAGAAGAGGCGAGCATCAACCCGGAAAACTAGGG ATACTGCTGCTGTTTCCACAAGACCCAGGCAGGTGAAGGCACAGTGA
- the COMMD4 gene encoding COMM domain-containing protein 4: MRFRFCGDLDCPDWVLAEISTLAKISSVKLKLICAQVLKDLLGDGIDYEKVLKLTSDAKLESGDVKATIAVLGFILSSAAKHNVDGESLSSELQQLGLPKEHATGLCRSYEEKQSPLQDSLRGCSLRLNRLDSVSWRVDYTLSSSEIQQINEPIVHLKLNVKDVDRGVLEPVAMMLSAEKFRVLLAELKQAEAVMKTLD, encoded by the exons ATG AGGTTTCGGTTCTGCGGCGATTTAGACTGCCCTGATTGGGTCTTGGCAGAAATCAGCACATTGGCTAAAATA TCCTCAGTGAAGCTGAAGTTGATCTGTGCCCAGGTGCTGAAGGATCTGCTTGGGGACGGGATTGAC TATGAAAAGGTTCTAAAGCTAACGTCAGATGCCAAGCTTG AGTCTGGGGATGTGAAGGCTACCATTGCTGTTCTGGGCTTCATCCTTTCCAGCGCTGCCAAACACAACGTTGATGGCGAGTCCCTCTCCAGCGAGCTCCAGCAGTTGGGGCTGCCTAAAG AACATGCCACTGGGCTGTGCCGGTCCTATGAGGAGAAGCAAAGCCCCCTGCAGGACAGCCTTAGGGGCTGCAGCCTGAGGT TGAACCGCCTGGATTCTGTCTCCTGGAGAGTGGATTACACCCTTAGCTCGAGTGAAATCCAGCAGATCAATGAGCCCATCGTGCACCTCAAGCTGAACGTGAAAGATGTTGACCGTGGGGTCCTGGAGCCTGTGGCCATGATGCTGTCGGCAGAGAAATTCCGCGTCTTGCTTGCAG AACTGAAGCAGGCTGAAGCAGTCATGAAGACGCTCGACTGA